From the Theobroma cacao cultivar B97-61/B2 chromosome 2, Criollo_cocoa_genome_V2, whole genome shotgun sequence genome, one window contains:
- the LOC18609317 gene encoding golgin subfamily A member 1 isoform X1: MEMELLKLSKFKLQLRALVTESRDLRERERCATEQIHLLIQKQKQTEEEYSRRIQELQAELASSNESHQKLERKVSYLHNDNALLENKQKELQGTIQSLLQSRDSFVNAYQESTCEMKQSIEARDRKLTVLSEKINSHLSLFDSIEKEAFSVKQVVDNVQRTVSEKEEIVSGLRRKMDQVSAFGKAFVEKIHDLEKRLQNDEYEFQRKNKIISELEAQLEVAKISDCSRAQIEELQKTISANDTVIQNLIAQKEALHFEVTSLANILQKIQNAVANMNEEDRRVFSSMLETQEECKMVTPKEDNRIRDTIRDSAEQSPHKSCSMDAAENRAFQLSRGYNSTGNHWQANNASNSCVSESACSPLSACSESQPRANVVSISVNERKDNCTISVHQLDLECSTTQAETSKDPDAEA; the protein is encoded by the exons ATGGAAATGGAATTGCTCAAGTTGTCCAAATTCAAGCTCCAGCTTCGAGCTCTCGTCACAGAATCTCGCGATCTCAGA gaGAGAGAACGTTGCGCTACCGAGCAAATCCATCTCTTAATCCAG AAACAAAAGCAAACCGAGGAGGAATACAGTAGAAGGATACAGGAATTGCAAGCCGAATTAGCTTCATCTAATGAATCACATCAAAAACTTGAAAGAAAG GTGAGTTACCTTCACAACGACAACGCTTTGCttgaaaacaagcaaaaagaGTTGCAAGGGACCATCCAGAGCCTACTTCAGTCCAGAGATAGTTTTGTTAATGCTTACCAG GAATCTACTTGTGAAATGAAACAGtcaattgaagctagagataGAAAACTTACTGTCCTGTCTGAGAAAATAAACTCTCATTTATCACTATTTGATTCAATAGAAAAGGAGGCATTCTCTGTCAAGCAAGTTGTGGATAATGTGCAAAGAACTGTGagtgaaaaagaggaaatag TGTCTGGATTAAGGAGAAAAATGGATCAGGTCTCTGCATTTGGAAAAGCATTTGTTG AAAAGATCCATGACTTAGAAAAGAGACTGcaaaatgatgaatatgagtttcaaagaaagaataaaattatttcagAGCTAGAAGCGCAGTTAGAAGTAGCAAAAATTAGTGACTGCAGCCGAGCTCAAATTGAAGAG CTTCAGAAAACCATATCAGCAAACGACACAGTCATACAGAATCTCATAGCTCAAAAAGAG GCATTGCATTTTGAGGTGACAAGTTTAGCAAATATATTACAGAAGATTCAGAATGCTGTTGCAAATATGAATGAAGAG GATAGAAGGGTCTTCTCCTCGATGCTAGAAACTCAAGAAGAGTGTAAAATGGTTACACCAAAGGAAGATAACCG GATTCGAGATACAATTAGAGACAGTGCTGAACAATCTCCTCATAAGTCTTGCAGCATGGATGCTGCAGAGAATAGAG CTTTTCAGCTATCTCGGGGTTATAATTCAACTGGCAACCACTGGCAAGCAAACAATGCTTCCAATTCTTGTGTTTCAGAG TCTGCCTGTTCTCCACTGTCAGCTTGCTCTGAATCGCAACCACGTGCCAATGTTGTGAGTATCTCTGTAAATGAAAGAAAG GACAACTGCACAATATCAGTACACCAACTTGATTTAGAGTGCTCAACTACCCAGGCAGAAACATCCAAAGATCCAG ATGCAGAAGCATGA
- the LOC18609317 gene encoding GRIP and coiled-coil domain-containing protein 2 isoform X2 has protein sequence MEMELLKLSKFKLQLRALVTESRDLRERERCATEQIHLLIQKQKQTEEEYSRRIQELQAELASSNESHQKLERKVSYLHNDNALLENKQKELQGTIQSLLQSRDSFVNAYQESTCEMKQSIEARDRKLTVLSEKINSHLSLFDSIEKEAFSVKQVVDNVQRTVSEKEEIVSGLRRKMDQVSAFGKAFVEKIHDLEKRLQNDEYEFQRKNKIISELEAQLEVAKISDCSRAQIEELQKTISANDTVIQNLIAQKEALHFEVTSLANILQKIQNAVANMNEEDRRVFSSMLETQEECKMVTPKEDNRIRDTIRDSAEQSPHKSCSMDAAENRAFQLSRGYNSTGNHWQANNASNSCVSELALNRNHVPML, from the exons ATGGAAATGGAATTGCTCAAGTTGTCCAAATTCAAGCTCCAGCTTCGAGCTCTCGTCACAGAATCTCGCGATCTCAGA gaGAGAGAACGTTGCGCTACCGAGCAAATCCATCTCTTAATCCAG AAACAAAAGCAAACCGAGGAGGAATACAGTAGAAGGATACAGGAATTGCAAGCCGAATTAGCTTCATCTAATGAATCACATCAAAAACTTGAAAGAAAG GTGAGTTACCTTCACAACGACAACGCTTTGCttgaaaacaagcaaaaagaGTTGCAAGGGACCATCCAGAGCCTACTTCAGTCCAGAGATAGTTTTGTTAATGCTTACCAG GAATCTACTTGTGAAATGAAACAGtcaattgaagctagagataGAAAACTTACTGTCCTGTCTGAGAAAATAAACTCTCATTTATCACTATTTGATTCAATAGAAAAGGAGGCATTCTCTGTCAAGCAAGTTGTGGATAATGTGCAAAGAACTGTGagtgaaaaagaggaaatag TGTCTGGATTAAGGAGAAAAATGGATCAGGTCTCTGCATTTGGAAAAGCATTTGTTG AAAAGATCCATGACTTAGAAAAGAGACTGcaaaatgatgaatatgagtttcaaagaaagaataaaattatttcagAGCTAGAAGCGCAGTTAGAAGTAGCAAAAATTAGTGACTGCAGCCGAGCTCAAATTGAAGAG CTTCAGAAAACCATATCAGCAAACGACACAGTCATACAGAATCTCATAGCTCAAAAAGAG GCATTGCATTTTGAGGTGACAAGTTTAGCAAATATATTACAGAAGATTCAGAATGCTGTTGCAAATATGAATGAAGAG GATAGAAGGGTCTTCTCCTCGATGCTAGAAACTCAAGAAGAGTGTAAAATGGTTACACCAAAGGAAGATAACCG GATTCGAGATACAATTAGAGACAGTGCTGAACAATCTCCTCATAAGTCTTGCAGCATGGATGCTGCAGAGAATAGAG CTTTTCAGCTATCTCGGGGTTATAATTCAACTGGCAACCACTGGCAAGCAAACAATGCTTCCAATTCTTGTGTTTCAGAG CTTGCTCTGAATCGCAACCACGTGCCAATGTTGTGA